gagtatttttacaatttttttgccAAAACTCAACTTCccctaacccaacttacaagagaatgaagatgaaaattgagtgttttggattatgtttattttgtttgagacaatatttataattatattttagattatgtttattttgctttgggaataatatttataattatgttttggatgatgtggcacattttagttgtaaaattagtaaggaagaGAAGAGAATTCCTTAATTTCAAAGGAAAAATTTTGATCCCAATTATAATGAgaaagtgacatgtggcacattttggttgtaaaattagagatatatCTAGGACCGCCTCACTAGGCGGGGCGGCGCAggcttccccgcttgccacccctagTAGCAACGCCGCCAAGAAAGAATGGCGCGAAAATAGCAAGACAACTGCGGCGGCGGCGCTCCTATACACGTGAATGGGAGAAACGGAGGCAATACGGGAAGGTGATGGAAACAGACAGGTGTGGCTGCGCTACATCTGCACAGGCTACGGAGAGGGAGGACAGCGGCGTTCTGCTGCGTCTGAATGGGTTGAAGGGAAACGGCAACGTCTGGACGGCTATCTCCGGTGATGACACTAAGTTGTGGTGGTGGATCAAAGATGGAAAGTGCTGACAACTGAAAGTGCTGACAATCCCGTTGGGAAGATGGCATAAGGACAATTTTAGTGACATGGACAAAAAAATTACACGGTTTAAGGAAGAAATCAAGAAGATTGATGATATGGTAAGCAATGGAGTGTATGATGGAACGATTAAGGCTAGAAGAAAGGCGTTGGTCACTTGTTGTGAGAGATGGTATGTAAGGAAAGAAGTTCATTGGAAACAGATGTCTCAGTCCTGGCATGCGAAGAAGATGGACAAAAATACAAGATACTTTCACAATATAGCCTCAGCAAGAAGGCGGAATAATAGGATTGATACACTGGTGATAAACGGCATACAGGTCAAGAATCAAGCGAGAATTAAGGTAGCTATCAGAGAATTCTACAAGGATTTATATCATCAGAAAGCTTCTCCTATGATGGGATTCAAAGATGGTTTGGTGGGTAAGATAGATGAGACAGATGCTAGGACTTTAGTGGAGCTGCCATCGGCTGAAGAGATCAGAGCGACTGTGTGGGACTGCGACTCATCTAAAGCGCCAGGTTGTGATGGGTACAACATAAATTTTATCAAGAGGTGTTGGGGCGAGCTTGGGCCTGAATTCACGGCAGCAGTGATGGGGTTCTTCCAGACATCCTGATTGCTGGCAGATACCAATATCACTTGGGTGGCGCTTGCACCCAAGTTCGTTGGTGCGAAGGAGATCAAAGATTTACGGCCTATAAGTATGGTGGGGTGCGTTTACAAGGTTATCTCGAAGGTACTAGTTAGGAGGATGAGGGCAGTCATGCCGGGATTAGTAGGGGAGACTCAAAGTGCGTTTGTCAAAGGGAGAAAAATACATGATGGGGCACTTATTGCGTGTGAAATAGTAAACCGGCTGAAACTGAGGAAAAATGAGGCAGCAATAATCAAGCTAGATTTTCagaaagcatatgatagagtcaAATGGAGTTTTGTCGACATTGTATAACAAAAGATGGAATTTGGGCTTAGATGGAGAGCatgggttatggagtgtgtgaCAACCGCATCTATGTCAGTTCTGATAAATGGTTCTCCGGCTAAGCCTTTCAAAATGGAAAGAGGTTTGAAACAAGGTGACCCGCTTTCTCCTTTCTTGTTTGTACTGGTTGTGGATGTGCTGTATCGAATGGTTGGAGAGGCTATCAGAAACGGTCGCATATCTCCGTTGTTGGTAGGGAGAGATAGTATTGAATTGTCACACCTGCAGTTTGCTAATGATACTATTCTGTTTTGTCCGCCTGAAGATGAGACTATTAAGAACTACAAGCGACTTCTGAtgttttgagttgatgtcagGACTCAGGATTAATTTTGATAAGTCCAGCTTAATTCCAATTAATTGTGATGAGCAGTGGGTCCAACGTATGTGCAACTTATTGGGTTGTAAGGACCCTTCCAGTTAAATACCTTGGAATATCTTTAGGAGCAAACCCGAGGTTGGTGAAGACCTGGAAGCCTATAATAGACAAAGTGGAGGAGAAACTCGGTCTATGGAAAGCGAAGGTGTTAAACAAAGCGAAGAAGTTGGTGCTTATCAAATCAGTTTTAAATAGTTTACCAGTGTATTATTTGAGCTTGTTCAAGATGTCGAAAGTTGTTGCTGAAAAACTGATCTCATTGCAGAGAAGATTCATGTGGAGTAAGGAAGATGGTAGAAATGGTATGTCGGTAGTAAGATGGGAAGTGGTGCAGGCTCCTAAGAAGCTAGGCGGGTTGGGAGTTGGAGATGCTATGATTCGCAACACGGCACTCTTGTTTAAGTAGTGGTGGCAGTTTGCAAAGCAAGAGTGTCTACTGTGAAAGAATGTTGTATGTTCGTGTAATAATTTGAATCCCAATGAGTTACTGTCAACTCAAATGGTACCTACTAGAGGAGGTCCATAGAAGGATATTTGCAAGCTACAACTCACGAATCAACGTATAAGGGATAAGATGGTTACATGGTTGTCTATGGAGATTGGTGACGGGCGAATGACTCGGTTCTGAGAGGATATATGGTTACTTTGTGGATCTCTAAAGGATCGATTCCCGATGtttttctctgtttcaaaccaatgtGGATCTGTTATTGGGGACTGCgaattttgggatgggttagagtgaatttggaacttccaatggagacGTGAGcttttccaatgggagttggaactcATTTCCAATGGAGGCGTGACATTtcccaatgggagttggaactcCTGAGTCAACTCCACGAGGCTTTAAGACCTGTGAAATTAGTAAATAACCGAGAGGATAGAGTAGTGTAAAAATATGATAGGTTATGTATTTTTTCAATTAACTCATTTGTGTAGGTATGTTCCACTTTATTGTGTTGaacttttattttcaaaaaaaaattaattaagaatCTAAATAATTTACTTATTTCTTTAAAATTGTTGTTCACTACAATGTTTtgtttatctatattttttttaacatattaataataactaatttacaAATTATAAAATATGTTAGTAGTAAAACTAACGAAACAAGAAGAGTGAGAGAGTATATTCTCTAGATATAATGATGTATAACGTGAAGAGGTTGGGTTTGAAGATGGTAGAAGATGTCATGATGAAGCGGAACCCACCAGGGTCAAACCTACGATTTTCATTGTCCAGTGAAAACTATATAGTAATCTATGTACGTAGGCCGTTTTAGATCACCCTACCCTACGCATTAATACCACTTTGTCTTTTCCCAACTAACCTCTCAACACCTCAACTTGATCATCGCCAATGTCTTCATCAACATTAAAGGATATATCATATCCAATTATATCTTTTATGGAAGTAACATAATAGCTAGCACTCCTGATGAGAGAATGAGACTTTTTCCAAATTGAAAGTGCTGGAGTTTCGATTCCATTCCATCAACAAATTAAAGAAGAGGTAATATTTTATAGTAATAATTTTTGGTTTACAGATTGTATGTGAAAGAGTGCTTAGAGCTTAGTGACATGAGACTTTTTGGTGCTTGTTTATTATAAGTGAAAAACGGGTATTGGGGTAATGTATCGTTTGACTTTTTGGCAGACCACAAATCTCAGCAAACTTTTGTGGGAACAACAGTGAGTAGGCAGTGCCAACTTGTCCTTTTTCTTACTTTGATGGAACACCAGAGCACTCGCTGTTGTACCATTTTATTACTACTACTTGCTGCGTGCTTCGttgtttcttctcttctcttctccactTTCTACTTTCTACTTTCCACTTCCTTCCCACCCAAAAtatcttcttctttctccctGGAGACACCACCATCATGATGAACCCATGCTTctgctccttcttcttcttctactactactTCTTCTCATTGACTCCTTCCCTTGCCCTTGCACCTCTCACCGCCATCTCCGCAACTCAATCTCTCTCCGGTGACCAGACCCTTCTCTCCAAAGGTGGAATCTTCGAACTCGGTTTCTTCAAGCCAGGTAACTCCTCTAACTACTACATAGGCATGTGGTACAAGAAGCTCTCTCTACAAACAATTGTTTGGGTTGCCAATAGAGACCACCCTGTATCTGATAAGAGCACTGCCAACTTCACTATTTCAAAGGGTAACTTAGTACTCTTTGATGAGTCTCAAACTCAAGTTTGGTCAACCAACATAACTACCTCTCCTGCTTCACCTTCTGCACTAGTAGTATCTATTCTTCTCGATAATGGGAACCTCATAATTAGTAATAACCCTAATGCATCATCATCAGAAGAAGCCATTTGGCAGAGTTTTGATCACCCAACAGATACATGGCTTCCCGGAGGGAAAATCAAACTTGATAACAAAACAAAGAAGCCTCAGTATCTAACTTCATGGAAGAACAATGAAGATCCTGCAACTGGTCTCTTCTCTTTGGAATTGGACCCTAAAGGGAGCACTTCATACCTTATTCTTTGGAACAAGACTGAACAGTATTGGACGAGTGGCCCTTGGAATGGTCATATCTTCAGCTTGGTCCCTGAGATGAGGTTGAATTACATCTACAATTTCAGCTTCATTTCGAACGAAAACGAGAGCTATTTCACCT
The DNA window shown above is from Arachis ipaensis cultivar K30076 chromosome B08, Araip1.1, whole genome shotgun sequence and carries:
- the LOC107610447 gene encoding uncharacterized protein LOC107610447, with protein sequence MDKKITRFKEEIKKIDDMVSNGVYDGTIKARRKALVTCCERWYVRKEVHWKQMSQSWHAKKMDKNTRYFHNIASARRRNNRIDTLVINGIQVKNQARIKVAIREFYKDLYHQKASPMMGFKDGLVGKIDETDARTLVELPSAEEIRATVWDCDSSKAPDTNITWVALAPKFVGAKEIKDLRPISMVGCVYKVISKVLVRRMRAVMPGLVGETQSAFVKGRKIHDGALIACEIVNRLKLRKNEAAIIKLDFQKAYDRVKWSFVDIV